CGTTGGTCAACCGATCAATATCGTACAAGATACGCTTCAGCAAGACTCCTTAATTACAGATTCCTTATTGGCTGATTCTTTAGATGGAGATTCCTTAAAACAGGACAGCGGTAATGCTGACGGAATATCTTCCATGGTTTTAAGTAATGCCGAGGATTCTACCATTACCGATCGCCGAAATAATCAGCTGCACTTATACGGAAATGCCAAGATTAAGTACGAAGATATGGAACTTACAGCTGATTATATTCGTATAGATAATAGTACACGTACCATGTTTGCCAGTGGGCTGATAGATCATAACGGTCGATATCGAGGACGACCGATATTTAAAACAGCAACAGACCCTCCGGTAACTGTCGATTCGCTATTATTTAATTTCGATAGTAAAAAAGGAAAAACCTATGGTGTGTTTACGGAGATGGATGGTGCCTCCATCCAAGCTCGGGAAATAAAAAAGAACGAATATAACGAGCAATTTATTCGACACGGCTTTTATAGTACATGTAATCTCCCTTTTCCGCATACACATTTCGGTATCCAGATGAGCCGTGTCATCTTAACAGAAAATCAAGTGGTTTCCAAAAGTGCATATATGGTTGTAGAAGAAGTGCCTTTGCGCTTTGTTATGATTCCCTTTGGATTTTTTCCAAAAACGAATAAGAGGCAGTCGGGCATATTGTTTCCAACTTTCGGAGAAGATTTTACGAGAGGTTTCTTTATGCGCGACGCCGGTTATTATATAGGGCTTAATGATTATTGGGATGCCGAGTTACGGGCAAATCTTTATTCCAAGGGATCTTGGGAAAGTAGTGCTAGGGTACGTTATAAAAAGAATTATAAGTATGATGGGGGCTTCAGTTTACGCTATGCTTATACCAAGAGCGGAGAGGAAAACACACCTGGTTTCTCTCGGGCACGAGACTTTAATATCACATGGAATCACTCGCAGAGACAAGAAGCTAATCCCGGAACAACTTTTAGTGCTCAGGTGAATGTAGGAACCGGCTCTTTTTACTCCAATACCGCTGCCAGTGGCTCTTATGATTACAATCAGCTTACACGTAACAATATGTCGTCAAGTATAGCCTACGGCAAAACATTTGCAGATGGTAAGGTGAATTTTACTTCAAGCTTGAGTCATCGACAGGATATTTCTACCGGGCAGATTAACTTGGAGCTTCCAACCTTCAATCTTAACGTCGCGACCTTTAACCCTTTTGATACTAAAGATAGGGTGGGCGATCAGAAGTGGTACCAGCGCATAACTATGGGGTATAGTATGCAAGGGAAAAATTCATTGAACTCTACCGAAAGTGAATTGTTTAGTAGTGAGACCCTGAAAAAACTACAAAATGGTATTCAGCATAATGTTCCGGTCAGTTTATCATTAAATGTATTGCAGTATTTTCAATTCAATACCAGCGTTAATTATACAGAAAGATGGTACTTTCAATCTATACGAAAACGTTTTGATAATGTGCCCAGAGGATTTGAGGAGGTAATTGATACTTTACAGGGATTTAATAGGGCTTACGATTATAGCTTTTCCAGTGGCTTTTCTACCAAAGTGTATGGGCAGAAAAATTTCAAGGGGAAATTAGCGGCCCTGCGACATGTCATTACCCCTTCCGTAAATTTCAATTATCGGCCTGATTTTTCGGAAAGCAGTTTTGGTTTCTATCGTGAACAACTTTATGCTGACGGAAGCCAGGTTTTAGATAATCAGGGCAGACCGGTTAAATATTCTATTTTCCAAAACGCTATTTACGGTACACCGGGCGCTGGCCGTTCCATGGGAATAGGTTTTTCAATTGATAATAACGTAGAGGCCAAAGTGAGGAGTGCAGACGATACCACCGGGACCGGTTTTAAGAAAGTGCAGATTTTACAAGGGCTTACCTTTAGTGGAAACTATAATTTTGTGGCAGACTCTTTTAAACTTTCCAATATTAGCTTTTCAGGCCGGACGGCTCTGTTCGACCAAAAATTGGGACTTAACTTTAATGGAACATTTGATCCGTACCGATTTGAACAGGTGAATGCCCCAGGTAGTGCTACACCCAGCTACAGGCGTGTTAACGAATATGCCATAAAGGGTGGACAGCTCGCTCGCTTAACAAATTTTGGTCTGTCAGCAGATTTCAGCTTTAATCCAGCGGCTGCCAAAAGTCGTAATGAGAATTTGAATGAGCTAGACCAGAACAAAACCAATATGACTCCTGAACAGCAACAGGAGTTGGCCCGTATCAGTTCAGATCCGAATGCCTTTGTGGATTTTAATATTCCATGGAATGTCGCAGCTTCTTTTGCTTTTCAGTATAGCAAACAATTTGCAGATACACGAATAACCAGCACAATCAATATCCATGGTGATTTTTCTATTACTCCAAAATGGAAGATACAATACAATACAGGTTATGATTTTCAATTAAAGAAAATGAGTTTGACGCAGTTTAATATTTATAGAGACCTGCATTGTTGGGATATGTCCTTTGGTTGGATACCATTTGGAACTTATAGAAGTTACACTTTCAATATTAGGGTAAAAGCGTCTATTTTACAAGATCTTAAGCTTACAAAACGTAACGACTATTATAATAGCTTTTAGGCAGGCATTGGTAATAAGATACAGAACATCAGCTTGCTGTTACTGCCTTTTTATTTATTTTTGAGCATCAGTTTTTCTGAAATAATGCGGTTGAATCGGGATACTTGTGCCTTAAAATTTTAATATTTACTTTGCTTCATGACTACAGAAATAATAACTATAGGGGATGAGATATTGATTGGACAGATCGTTGATACCAATTCTGCTTGGATTGCAAGACAGTTGAACGCTATTGGAATCGAGCTTGTACAGATATCTTCCGTAGCGGATCGTTCTACAGTTATTAAAGAAGCCTTGGATGCGGCGTCGGTCAGGGCCGATATTATTTTTTGTACAGGGGGGTTAGGTCCAACCAAAGATGATGTGACGAAACAAACCTTGGCCGAATATTTTAATACTACCTTATACAGGGATGAGCAGGTGCTGAAACATGTGGAAACTATTTTTAGCAAGTTTAATAGACCAATGCTGGATGTAAATAGAAAACAAGCTGACGTTTTGGCAAATGCTACGGTACTCCATAATGAAACAGGTACTGCGCCAGGGATGTGGATTGAAAAGGAAGGGAAGATTTACGTGATTATGCCGGGGGTTCCTAATGAAATGAAGTTTCTAATGAAAGAGGAGGTATTGCCAAGATTGAAGGTTCTTCCTGAAAGAAAAGCTATCGTACATGAAACACTACTTACGGCAGGTATTGGCGAATCTTTTTTGGCGGAGAAAATAAAATCTGTGGAAGACAACCTTCCAGAGCATATACACTTGGCTTACCTTCCAAAATATGGGCAGGTTAGATTGCGGTTATCAGCTATGGGAAAGCAGCTCGAAATATTGCAAGAAGAGGTTCATCAATATATGGGCAAGCTTGTAGAAAAAATACCCACGTTTGTTGTCGGGTATGGGGATGCTACTTTGGAGGAAACAGTCCTTCTTATTATGAAAGACAGGCGGCTGACATTGTCTACAGCCGAGAGTTGTACAGGTGGATATATTTCGCATGTACTCACAAGTTATGCGGGCAGTAGTACTGTTTTTATGGGAGGGGCCGTTACCTATAGTAATCAGTTAAAAGTTAGTATGTTAG
This Olivibacter sp. SDN3 DNA region includes the following protein-coding sequences:
- a CDS encoding putative LPS assembly protein LptD: MSNLKSVSVFFGLVLSIYGMLLPKSASGQQFIVQDSVGQPINIVQDTLQQDSLITDSLLADSLDGDSLKQDSGNADGISSMVLSNAEDSTITDRRNNQLHLYGNAKIKYEDMELTADYIRIDNSTRTMFASGLIDHNGRYRGRPIFKTATDPPVTVDSLLFNFDSKKGKTYGVFTEMDGASIQAREIKKNEYNEQFIRHGFYSTCNLPFPHTHFGIQMSRVILTENQVVSKSAYMVVEEVPLRFVMIPFGFFPKTNKRQSGILFPTFGEDFTRGFFMRDAGYYIGLNDYWDAELRANLYSKGSWESSARVRYKKNYKYDGGFSLRYAYTKSGEENTPGFSRARDFNITWNHSQRQEANPGTTFSAQVNVGTGSFYSNTAASGSYDYNQLTRNNMSSSIAYGKTFADGKVNFTSSLSHRQDISTGQINLELPTFNLNVATFNPFDTKDRVGDQKWYQRITMGYSMQGKNSLNSTESELFSSETLKKLQNGIQHNVPVSLSLNVLQYFQFNTSVNYTERWYFQSIRKRFDNVPRGFEEVIDTLQGFNRAYDYSFSSGFSTKVYGQKNFKGKLAALRHVITPSVNFNYRPDFSESSFGFYREQLYADGSQVLDNQGRPVKYSIFQNAIYGTPGAGRSMGIGFSIDNNVEAKVRSADDTTGTGFKKVQILQGLTFSGNYNFVADSFKLSNISFSGRTALFDQKLGLNFNGTFDPYRFEQVNAPGSATPSYRRVNEYAIKGGQLARLTNFGLSADFSFNPAAAKSRNENLNELDQNKTNMTPEQQQELARISSDPNAFVDFNIPWNVAASFAFQYSKQFADTRITSTINIHGDFSITPKWKIQYNTGYDFQLKKMSLTQFNIYRDLHCWDMSFGWIPFGTYRSYTFNIRVKASILQDLKLTKRNDYYNSF
- a CDS encoding competence/damage-inducible protein A; amino-acid sequence: MTTEIITIGDEILIGQIVDTNSAWIARQLNAIGIELVQISSVADRSTVIKEALDAASVRADIIFCTGGLGPTKDDVTKQTLAEYFNTTLYRDEQVLKHVETIFSKFNRPMLDVNRKQADVLANATVLHNETGTAPGMWIEKEGKIYVIMPGVPNEMKFLMKEEVLPRLKVLPERKAIVHETLLTAGIGESFLAEKIKSVEDNLPEHIHLAYLPKYGQVRLRLSAMGKQLEILQEEVHQYMGKLVEKIPTFVVGYGDATLEETVLLIMKDRRLTLSTAESCTGGYISHVLTSYAGSSTVFMGGAVTYSNQLKVSMLGVREETLIKYGAVSEEVAVEMVNGAKQRYATDYSIAVTGIAGPEGGTSEKPVGTVWIAVAGRGKVITRKFSFGNVRIPNIERAAANALIMLLNLLKTEQGIQ